CCACTACGATCGTCTTACAACCACCGCCCAGTTTGGCAGTGGTCACCTTGTCATTCATGTAATCCTGCACTTCCAAGCCGAGCGCAATGCCCTTGAGTGCCATATTGGCATCTTTGGTCACTAGAATAACACGACTATCAGGACATACATCCTTAAGAAAAAAGACAGACGCCAAAATCCGGCTGTCCATTTTCTCCATATTTACCAGCGTAGCCTTCAGTCGGTTGAGTCCTTCGTTCTCACTCTCGCCAGTTACCATGTAATCATTGATCACCACCACCAAGCGCCCGCCGTTCGGCAGGTCCCGGCTCAGCGCCGAGCTGCCCTTACCATTGAGTTCCGGCGGCGTTTCCAAGCCTTCGTCAAAGAGCGCACGCAAGTCGCGGTGTATTTTACGTGCGGAAAACCCGAGCTCCCCGGGAGCCGATTTCTTACCATCGAGTTCCTCCAAGACCTCGACTGGAATCGCAATCGTATTATCCTCAAATTTATGGAGGCACTGCGGATCGTGCAAAAGAACATTAGTATCGAGGACAAAGATCTTGGCCTTGGACTCGGAGGACGTGGGCGATTTTTCTTTTAACAAGGTATTTGTATAAATGAGAGCGAAATACAATTCCGGTATTTGCAGCCGGACCGAAATGAACTAGAACTAAGCTGAATTGCCCCCTCCTCCAGCGCAAGCGGTAAACCGACATCGCCGAACTTTTTCACATAAAATGCACAGCTCCAACCAAATCTTCGAACCGATCACTCAACACAGTTTTCAGGATGAAGCCTTGCTCAGACTCGCACTCACCCACTCCAGTTGCGATCGAGCAACGGGCGATAATCAGCGTCTGGAATTTCTCGGGGACGCCGTGCTCGACCTGGTGATCGCCGAAACACTCTACCAAAAGTTCCCACAGGCCGACGAGGGCACACTCGACCGCTCACGCGCCAGTATTGTCAATGGTAAATCTCTCGCGCGTGTCGCACGCAGCAATGATCTCGGCAAATATCTGGAAGTCAGCGAAGCGCATCGCCAACATCAGGCCGAACCGAGTAAGGCGATGCTCGAAGACGCACTCGAAGCACTCATCGGCGCCGTGTACCTCGACGCCGGCCTCGACGCGGCACGCCAAGCAATCCGCCAGCTCTTCGGCGATCAGATCGAAGCCATCGAGCTCACCGCCAGCAGCCAAAACCCAAAAGGCAAATTACAAGAGTGGTCGCAAAAACACCACGCCGGCGAAGTTCCCCGCTATCAAGAATTGCCCGCCGAAGGTCCGGACCACGACCGTCACTACAACGCCGCCGTTTTTCTGGGAGACAAAGAGCTCGGGCGTGGCACCGGTAGCTCTAAAAAGACCGCCGAAGCCAATGCCGCCCAAGCCGCGCTCAAGCATTTAGAGTCATTCAACAGCTAACGCAGTGCCCTCGAAATCAACAGTAGCCACTCCGAAATCGACGCTTTACCACGGCGTTTGCACGGAGGCACGTGCGCCGCTACTTCACTCTCTGGCGCAACACGCAACAACAGAGCTCACCCTCGCACTCGTGGCCGACCCGCGCCGCGCCCAAGAATTAGCCGCCGAAGTCGATCGCTATGTTCAATGGTCCATCCACAAGGCCCCCGTGGAAGTGCTTTACTTCCCGGAAGATCCGCCCCCCGACATCGATGCGCAACGACGCGCCGACCGCATATGCGATCGCCTGGCAGTGCTCAGTGCACTGTTGCAAGCTCCCCCGCATAAGCGTCTACTCATCGCCACCCCCGAAGCCCTACTGGGCAACTGCCCCGCGAAAGCAGACTTCGCACAAGGCCAAATCACTCTGGAAGTGGGCCAAAGCCATCCCTTCCGACAATTAATTGACAAGCTCACAACCGAGCTCGATTACGACTCCGAAGCACTTTGCGAACAACCCGGTCAAATCGCCACCCGTGGCGGCTTGATCGACCTCTACCCCTACGATGCGCACTGCCCCTATCGCATCGACTTCTTCGGCGACGAAATCGAAAGCATACGTAGTTTCGACCCCACTACCCAACGCACTCAAGACGACGTCAGCACCATTCGCATCGCCGCCGGCATGCCGAACTCCGATGCCGGTGCGGCCATCACTGAAGGCGCGCTCATTCACTACCTGCCCACAGCAGCCGTGCAATGGATATTCGAAGACCCCGCCGCACTTGTGCGCGAGCACCCCTATCGATTCGAGAAGTTAGCGATTGCTCGTAGCGACCTCACACCAATGACGCCGCCCGGCACTTCACAAGACGCCCCGAGCACGGCATCTCTACGCTCATTTTACCAAGTAATCGCCCAACGCAAGCAACGCGACACGCTGACTGGTATTTGTGAATTGGATACAGACTCCGAACTATTTCGAGACGCCGAACGCATCGAAATAGACTCTGAGCCGACCAGCAATTACCGTTTCCATACCGAGCTGGCACAGATCGGCTACGACCGTTTTGAGTCCGAACAGGATGCTCGCATTAAATTTGAAAACCAAATTGCAGACTGGTCGAGAAAGGGCTTCGCCATCACGTTGATTACTGCCGGCGAGAGCGAGAGCAAACGCATACAAGAACTCTTAAAGGAAAACCCTAAAACCGCGCGCCTCAAGCCACACTTCATACAGGGCACACTTTCTGGTGGCTTCATTTGCCACAACTCTCCCAATTACAAACCGCCCCTCAAAAGCGGTAAGAACGGATTCGCCCTGATCACCGACACCGAGTATTTCGGACGGCGCAGCCGCAAACTGAACCGCCGCGAAGAACGCGCGCGTCCCACAATTTCTCAAGTGGATCAATTGCTCGACTTTACCGAGCTCGCGGATGGGGATCCACTGGTGCATTTGCAACACGGCGTTTGCCTCTTTCGCGGACTCACACAGCTAGAAATACAAGGTGGCTCCAAAGAGGTGATCTCCGTCGAGTTTGCGGAGCAAATGACGGTGCATGTGCCGCTGCAAGAATCGCACCTACTCACCCGCTACGTCGGCCTCACCAAGTCCAGCCCCAAGCTCGCAAAAGTGGGCGGCGCGACTTGGGATAAGACCCGTGCCGCGGCCGAGCGCGCCACACTCGATTACGCAGCAGAAATGCTGCAACTTCACGCCCGTCGCAGTCAAGCGGGCGGCTTTGCATTTCCACCCGACCACCCTTGGCAAAAAGACTTTGAAGCCGCCTTTCCATTTAAAGAAACGCCCGACCAGCTCGCAGCGATCGAAGCCACCAAACAAGACATGGAAAAGCCACAAGCCATGGATCGCCTGATTTGTGGCGACGTGGGCTTCGGCAAAACAGAGGTCGCCATTCGCGCGGCTCTCAAAGCGGTGCTCGCGGGCAAACAAGTCGCCATCCTAGTGCCCACCACTGTGCTCTGCCAACAGCACTTTAACACCTTTTGCGAGCGCATGGCTCAATACCCGATCATTGTCGACATGATCAGCCGGTTTCGTAGCACGAAACAAAATAAAGAAAGCATCGCACACCTCGCAGCCGGTAAGGTTGACATCGTCATCGGCACCCATCGTTTGCTCAGTCACGACGTTCATTTCCAAGATTTGGGACTACTCGTCGTCGACGAAGAGCAACGCTTCGGTGTAAAGCAAAAAGAGCGAATCAAACAGCTACGCGCCGATGTCGACATCCTCACCCTGAGTGCCACTCCCATCCCACGCACGCTCTACCTCGCCATGGCGGGCGCACGTGCCATGAGTGTCATTGAAACACCACCCGTCGACCGCCGCCCCATCGAAACCATTGTAAAAAGCTACGATGAAAAGCTAATCAAATCCGCGATCCAAGCCGAGACCGATCGCGGAGGACAAGTATTTTACCTACACAACCGAGTCGACAGCATTCTAGGCGTCGCCGCTAAGATCGAAGCCATGCACCCCAAGCTCAAAG
The nucleotide sequence above comes from Coraliomargarita algicola. Encoded proteins:
- the rnc gene encoding ribonuclease III gives rise to the protein MHSSNQIFEPITQHSFQDEALLRLALTHSSCDRATGDNQRLEFLGDAVLDLVIAETLYQKFPQADEGTLDRSRASIVNGKSLARVARSNDLGKYLEVSEAHRQHQAEPSKAMLEDALEALIGAVYLDAGLDAARQAIRQLFGDQIEAIELTASSQNPKGKLQEWSQKHHAGEVPRYQELPAEGPDHDRHYNAAVFLGDKELGRGTGSSKKTAEANAAQAALKHLESFNS
- the mfd gene encoding transcription-repair coupling factor, which codes for MPSKSTVATPKSTLYHGVCTEARAPLLHSLAQHATTELTLALVADPRRAQELAAEVDRYVQWSIHKAPVEVLYFPEDPPPDIDAQRRADRICDRLAVLSALLQAPPHKRLLIATPEALLGNCPAKADFAQGQITLEVGQSHPFRQLIDKLTTELDYDSEALCEQPGQIATRGGLIDLYPYDAHCPYRIDFFGDEIESIRSFDPTTQRTQDDVSTIRIAAGMPNSDAGAAITEGALIHYLPTAAVQWIFEDPAALVREHPYRFEKLAIARSDLTPMTPPGTSQDAPSTASLRSFYQVIAQRKQRDTLTGICELDTDSELFRDAERIEIDSEPTSNYRFHTELAQIGYDRFESEQDARIKFENQIADWSRKGFAITLITAGESESKRIQELLKENPKTARLKPHFIQGTLSGGFICHNSPNYKPPLKSGKNGFALITDTEYFGRRSRKLNRREERARPTISQVDQLLDFTELADGDPLVHLQHGVCLFRGLTQLEIQGGSKEVISVEFAEQMTVHVPLQESHLLTRYVGLTKSSPKLAKVGGATWDKTRAAAERATLDYAAEMLQLHARRSQAGGFAFPPDHPWQKDFEAAFPFKETPDQLAAIEATKQDMEKPQAMDRLICGDVGFGKTEVAIRAALKAVLAGKQVAILVPTTVLCQQHFNTFCERMAQYPIIVDMISRFRSTKQNKESIAHLAAGKVDIVIGTHRLLSHDVHFQDLGLLVVDEEQRFGVKQKERIKQLRADVDILTLSATPIPRTLYLAMAGARAMSVIETPPVDRRPIETIVKSYDEKLIKSAIQAETDRGGQVFYLHNRVDSILGVAAKIEAMHPKLKVAVGHGQMTEGALEKIMTKFVAGKFDVLVCTTIIESGIDIPNCNTLIIEGADRFGLAQLYQIRGRVGRFKRQAYAYLLLHRHAAVVEQAQKRLNALKQHNQLGAGFRIAMRDLELRGAGNLLGSQQSGHIAGIGFELYCQLLKQSVARLKGDPGADRIRAEVKLDFITTGLGGSRARSTSGSFSFAAIKDAEYGNRKGELIEASLPSEYIAEPRLRIDFYRRLALAEKLEDVLNIAEELADRFGKRPLPTEALIAVSQVRILAELAGVRRVESEGDRLICKLAMPGKSGEFLKSGSRFPRLKAKDPIKRLNEIQRWLRKHPKAPA